A genomic segment from Nitrospira sp. encodes:
- a CDS encoding M16 family peptidase yields MYRKIVLDNRLRIVAEHIPTLKSVTIGIWVNVGSRDEQAGEEGLSHFLEHMFFKGTRSRSATQISREIDALGGEMNAFTTRETTTFYVKVLDQQLETALELLSDLFYRSRFESKEVEKEKQVVLEEIRMVQDDPEDLVQELHMKHILGNHPLGRPILGQAPRIQALDRNDLLTYVRSHYDPERTVVAVAGNFTWRRLEQLLARYFSGSHMGPAVKPNRRPPEVRGGVLVQRKTLEQVHLCLGLQGLAAGHKDRYAAHALNGVLGGSVSSRLFQEVREKRGLVYSIYSYLSTYSDGGMITVYAGTRPKEVERVVEVVCRELKKLRRHGVDAKDLARVKNQMKGSLMLGLESSHSRMSKLAKDELTQSCHVSLEQMTAEIDRVTIDQIFRVAQDLFDQHRLSITALGPISTKSLQGFAP; encoded by the coding sequence GTGTATCGCAAGATCGTCCTCGACAACCGGTTGCGTATTGTGGCGGAACATATCCCGACGTTGAAATCCGTCACGATCGGGATTTGGGTGAACGTCGGGTCTCGCGATGAGCAGGCGGGAGAAGAGGGGCTCTCTCATTTCCTGGAACACATGTTTTTCAAGGGGACGCGAAGCCGGTCGGCGACGCAGATTTCTCGCGAGATCGACGCACTGGGCGGGGAAATGAATGCGTTCACGACCCGTGAAACTACGACCTTTTACGTGAAGGTGCTGGATCAGCAATTGGAGACGGCCTTGGAACTGCTCTCCGATCTGTTCTACCGTTCTCGCTTTGAATCCAAGGAGGTCGAAAAGGAAAAACAGGTAGTGCTCGAAGAGATTCGGATGGTTCAAGACGATCCGGAGGATCTGGTTCAGGAGCTCCACATGAAGCACATTCTGGGAAACCATCCGCTGGGTCGGCCGATCCTCGGACAGGCTCCGAGGATCCAGGCACTCGATCGAAACGATCTGCTGACGTATGTGCGGTCTCATTATGATCCGGAGCGGACGGTTGTGGCGGTGGCGGGCAACTTCACATGGAGACGTTTGGAGCAATTGTTGGCTCGATACTTTTCCGGTTCGCATATGGGGCCGGCAGTCAAACCGAATCGCCGCCCGCCTGAAGTCAGGGGTGGGGTGTTGGTCCAGCGCAAGACGCTTGAGCAGGTCCATCTCTGTTTGGGGCTGCAAGGCTTGGCCGCCGGGCATAAGGATCGTTATGCGGCCCACGCGCTCAATGGTGTGTTGGGAGGAAGTGTGAGCTCGCGGCTCTTTCAGGAAGTGCGAGAGAAGCGAGGCCTCGTCTATTCCATCTATTCCTATCTGTCCACCTATTCGGACGGAGGGATGATCACCGTCTACGCGGGCACGCGGCCGAAGGAAGTGGAGCGAGTCGTGGAAGTCGTCTGTCGAGAGCTCAAGAAGCTGCGCAGACATGGGGTTGATGCGAAGGATCTGGCCCGCGTCAAAAACCAAATGAAAGGCAGTTTGATGCTTGGTTTGGAGAGTTCGCATAGCCGTATGAGCAAGCTGGCAAAAGATGAGTTGACGCAAAGTTGCCACGTGTCGTTGGAACAGATGACCGCGGAAATCGATCGCGTGACGATCGACCAGATCTTTCGTGTGGCACAAGACCTGTTTGACCAACATCGTCTTTCGATTACGGCGCTCGGGCCCATCTCGACGAAAAGCCTCCAGGGCTTCGCCCCCTAA
- a CDS encoding DNA mismatch repair protein MutS, which yields MGDADDTPLMRQYREIKQVYHDAILFFRVGDFYEMFHEDAVEASKLLSIALTSRNKSSETPIPLCGVPHHAATNYIAKLLNAGRTVALCEQVEDPKLAKGLVRREVVRLYTPGTLIDSEFLTSAESNVLAAVTVSSRSVGTGRKERSFGLAMLEFSTGDYWISEFHGAQAQRSLLDELTRLEPKELLFAEGLTPEELRWAADVVGPRCCAQPAAWFDLEEGRIRLQTQFRVHSLEAFGCQGLSLGIQAGGAVLRYVRETQPSASLDHIRQIRVRHGHDAMPLDATTIRNLELVRPAGRADEFPGQQTYTLLEVLDRTVTAMGGRLLREWLLHPLVTCAPIEARLTAVDDLKNQLDARIRLRTALRTVQDIPRLSSRVSLGVANPRDIVALKRSLSSLPAVQAGLSALHAPLLTDLLAAWDNAQDLYELIEQAIVSEAPISVRDGGILKDGYHPEVDELRKASREGKSWIAGLEVKERTRTGVDSLKVRYNQVFGYYIEMTKANLGKVPPDYIRKQTLVNAERFMTAELKELEERVIGADIKLTTLEQELFETLRVRLATETARLQDISRRLAILDVLATLAEIAALNRYVRPILDEGSGLHIVQGRHPVIERLDLSGGFVPNDTHLDLAAGRLHILTGPNMAGKSTYLRQVALITLLAQMGSFVPANEAHIGLVDRIFTRVGASDNLAGGQSTFMVEMTETAQILNCATPRSLILLDEIGRGTSTYDGLSIAWAIAEYIHDPHRLGARTLFATHYHEMTQLESLREGITNYCVAVQERDGEVLFLRKIILGGADRSYGIHVAQLAGLPHSIIHRAKAVLAQLESSTSSSRPLDDTQQSLQFDATLPTPHPLLEEVRQMDLFSMTPLDALNRLAALQQRLLSE from the coding sequence ATGGGTGACGCCGACGACACCCCGCTGATGCGGCAATATCGTGAGATCAAGCAGGTGTACCATGACGCTATTCTATTTTTTCGCGTCGGCGACTTCTACGAAATGTTCCATGAAGACGCCGTCGAAGCCTCCAAACTCCTGTCGATTGCGCTGACATCACGGAATAAATCCAGTGAAACCCCTATCCCCCTCTGCGGTGTCCCTCACCACGCCGCAACCAACTACATTGCAAAACTGCTCAATGCAGGCCGAACCGTCGCCCTCTGCGAGCAAGTGGAAGACCCCAAGCTCGCCAAGGGACTGGTACGCCGCGAAGTCGTCCGGCTCTACACCCCCGGCACCTTGATCGACAGCGAATTCCTCACCTCGGCCGAATCGAACGTGTTGGCGGCAGTGACGGTCTCGTCTCGTTCCGTCGGCACCGGACGCAAGGAACGGTCTTTCGGGCTGGCCATGCTCGAATTCTCGACCGGGGACTATTGGATCAGCGAATTTCATGGAGCGCAGGCACAGAGATCCCTTCTCGATGAACTCACCAGGCTCGAACCGAAGGAATTGTTGTTTGCCGAAGGGCTGACGCCTGAGGAACTGCGTTGGGCGGCAGACGTGGTCGGACCGCGGTGCTGTGCGCAACCGGCTGCCTGGTTCGACCTGGAAGAAGGACGCATCAGATTACAGACACAGTTTCGTGTCCACTCGCTGGAAGCCTTCGGTTGCCAGGGTCTCTCACTCGGAATTCAAGCCGGAGGGGCGGTGCTGCGCTATGTCCGGGAAACACAACCGTCCGCCTCGCTCGACCACATCCGCCAGATACGAGTCAGACATGGTCATGACGCGATGCCTCTGGATGCGACCACCATCCGCAACCTCGAACTCGTCAGGCCTGCCGGCCGAGCTGACGAATTTCCAGGACAGCAGACTTATACCCTGTTGGAGGTTTTGGATCGCACCGTTACAGCCATGGGAGGCCGCTTGCTCCGTGAGTGGCTGCTGCATCCGCTTGTGACCTGTGCACCAATCGAGGCTCGGCTCACGGCGGTCGACGACCTCAAGAATCAACTCGACGCACGGATACGCCTGCGGACGGCTTTGCGGACCGTCCAGGATATTCCACGCCTCTCCAGCAGAGTGTCTCTTGGCGTCGCCAATCCGCGGGATATCGTGGCCTTGAAACGCTCACTCTCCTCTCTTCCAGCGGTTCAAGCCGGATTGTCCGCACTCCATGCCCCGCTCCTCACGGATCTCTTGGCGGCGTGGGACAACGCCCAGGATCTATACGAGTTGATCGAGCAAGCCATTGTGTCGGAGGCACCCATCTCGGTGCGGGATGGAGGGATTCTGAAGGACGGCTATCACCCGGAAGTGGACGAGCTTCGCAAGGCGAGTCGTGAAGGAAAAAGCTGGATCGCCGGACTGGAGGTGAAGGAGCGCACACGCACCGGAGTCGACTCGCTGAAGGTCCGATACAACCAGGTCTTCGGGTACTACATTGAAATGACGAAGGCCAACCTTGGGAAGGTTCCACCAGACTATATTCGGAAACAAACCCTGGTCAATGCCGAACGGTTCATGACTGCTGAACTGAAAGAATTGGAAGAGCGTGTGATCGGCGCCGATATCAAACTGACGACGCTGGAGCAAGAATTATTCGAAACACTCCGAGTACGATTGGCTACGGAAACGGCCCGCCTCCAAGATATTAGCCGCCGATTGGCCATCTTGGATGTCCTGGCGACCCTGGCGGAAATCGCCGCACTCAATCGTTACGTTCGCCCGATCCTGGACGAAGGCAGTGGCCTCCATATCGTTCAAGGCCGACACCCCGTCATTGAGCGCCTCGACCTCTCCGGTGGGTTCGTCCCGAACGACACGCACCTAGACCTTGCTGCCGGCCGCCTTCACATTCTGACCGGTCCCAACATGGCAGGAAAAAGTACGTACCTTCGACAAGTCGCCCTCATCACGCTGCTGGCGCAGATGGGAAGTTTCGTGCCGGCCAATGAGGCCCATATCGGACTGGTCGACCGCATCTTTACCAGGGTCGGTGCCTCCGACAACCTCGCCGGCGGGCAGAGTACCTTCATGGTCGAAATGACCGAAACGGCCCAGATCCTCAACTGCGCCACACCACGTAGCCTAATCCTCCTGGACGAGATCGGTCGCGGCACGAGCACCTACGACGGGCTCAGCATTGCATGGGCCATCGCAGAATACATCCATGATCCCCACCGACTCGGAGCACGTACACTTTTCGCCACGCACTATCACGAGATGACCCAACTTGAAAGCTTGCGGGAAGGGATTACGAACTATTGCGTCGCTGTGCAGGAGCGGGACGGTGAGGTTCTGTTCTTACGAAAAATCATTCTCGGGGGGGCCGATCGTAGTTACGGGATTCATGTGGCCCAACTGGCCGGTCTTCCACATTCGATCATCCATCGAGCTAAAGCGGTCTTGGCTCAACTTGAATCCTCTACATCCTCTTCTCGCCCACTTGATGATACTCAACAATCGTTACAATTCGACGCGACCTTGCCGACTCCCCATCCCTTGCTTGAAGAGGTCCGGCAAATGGATCTTTTCTCCATGACCCCCCTGGATGCGCTCAATCGGTTAGCGGCCCTTCAGCAACGACTGTTGAGCGAGTAA
- a CDS encoding tRNA threonylcarbamoyladenosine biosynthesis protein TsaE, with protein MALFGDLGTGKTSLVKGIAEGLLAEPTAVSSPTFTLIHEYPGRLRLIHTDLYRVTASQLADTGLSDYLDDHSVTVIEWADRWGDGLPPDRLEVRLFHDTPGTRRAVLTADGLSACRLLAALRARLSNGRPTGAPRQTRVQLPRPRRASQ; from the coding sequence GTGGCGCTGTTCGGAGACCTAGGAACGGGCAAAACCTCGCTGGTCAAAGGCATCGCTGAAGGGTTGCTCGCCGAACCGACCGCCGTGAGCAGCCCGACCTTTACGCTGATCCACGAATACCCAGGGCGACTTCGTCTTATCCACACCGACTTGTACCGTGTGACCGCGTCACAACTCGCGGACACCGGTCTCAGCGACTACTTAGACGACCACAGCGTCACCGTCATCGAATGGGCTGACCGGTGGGGGGATGGCCTTCCACCGGACCGACTTGAGGTCCGTTTGTTTCACGACACTCCAGGCACCCGTCGAGCCGTCCTCACGGCCGACGGGCTCTCTGCTTGCCGTTTGCTGGCGGCGCTTCGTGCCCGCCTGTCGAACGGTCGTCCCACTGGAGCGCCTCGACAAACCCGTGTACAATTGCCTCGGCCAAGGAGGGCTTCGCAGTGA
- a CDS encoding NAD(P)H-hydrate epimerase/ ADP-dependent (S)-NAD(P)H-hydrate dehydratase yields MIPIVTGDQMRTLDRRTITEARVPSLTLMERAGAGVVAHLEQRYGPLAGKSFAVVCGKGNNGGDGFVIGRLLRREKARVQVLLLSSPTGLSRDARTMYQRFQRAAGQSAVIRPTDAEGLRRRLAASDVIVDAMLGTGLSTAVTGLYRDAIEAINATVRPTVAVDLPSGLHADTGAVLGAAVQADLTVTFGLPKVGLYTGFGIDCAGTVRLVDIGIPAAFIEAIDRRLLLLTGAAAHATLPRRRPCSHKGTYGHVGIIAGSVGKTGAAAMAALAALRVGTGLVTVAVPSSVNDVLEVKLLEAMTFPMPETKARTFARSGLDRLLAFTGSRDAVAIGPGLTTHPETVDLVQEFVKCIDRPCVLDADALNALAGKASLLTECKRPPIITPHPGEMARLEADATTQSVNQDRIGTATRFARERGVFVILKGARTVIARPDGLAAVCPTGNPGMATAGTGDVLTGMVGGLLAQGLSQWDAACAATYFHGLAGDLAANRLGQIGMIARDLIQHIPYALASDTQA; encoded by the coding sequence ATGATACCGATCGTCACTGGCGACCAGATGCGCACGCTCGACCGTCGGACGATCACGGAAGCGCGTGTACCGAGCCTGACGTTGATGGAACGAGCCGGCGCAGGAGTCGTCGCCCATCTTGAACAACGGTACGGGCCGCTGGCCGGAAAATCGTTCGCCGTCGTCTGCGGAAAAGGGAATAACGGCGGAGACGGCTTCGTCATCGGACGGTTATTGCGGCGGGAAAAGGCCCGCGTACAGGTCCTTCTGCTGTCATCACCCACCGGCCTAAGTCGCGACGCGAGAACCATGTATCAACGGTTTCAACGGGCGGCAGGGCAATCAGCCGTGATACGTCCCACGGACGCCGAGGGGTTACGTCGTCGATTGGCAGCCAGCGATGTCATCGTCGATGCCATGTTGGGCACGGGGCTCTCGACCGCCGTCACCGGCCTCTATCGTGACGCGATTGAGGCAATCAATGCGACAGTCCGCCCGACCGTGGCAGTAGATCTTCCTTCCGGCCTCCATGCCGACACCGGAGCCGTGCTGGGTGCCGCCGTACAGGCAGACCTCACCGTGACGTTCGGCCTACCTAAAGTCGGGTTGTACACTGGATTCGGGATCGATTGCGCCGGCACGGTCCGCCTGGTTGATATCGGTATTCCTGCGGCGTTTATCGAGGCTATCGATCGCCGCCTGCTGCTCTTGACCGGTGCCGCAGCCCACGCGACGCTTCCCAGGCGACGCCCGTGCTCTCACAAAGGCACATACGGCCATGTCGGCATCATCGCCGGGTCGGTCGGCAAGACAGGCGCCGCAGCCATGGCTGCCCTGGCTGCGCTCCGCGTCGGAACCGGTTTGGTCACGGTTGCAGTCCCATCAAGCGTGAACGACGTCTTAGAAGTAAAGTTGCTGGAAGCCATGACCTTCCCGATGCCGGAAACCAAAGCCCGCACCTTCGCACGTTCCGGCCTGGATCGCCTGCTTGCCTTCACCGGCAGCAGAGACGCCGTGGCCATCGGCCCAGGCCTGACGACTCACCCGGAGACGGTCGACCTCGTCCAGGAATTCGTCAAATGCATCGACCGGCCCTGCGTGTTGGATGCCGATGCACTGAATGCCCTGGCAGGAAAGGCCTCGCTGTTGACCGAGTGTAAGCGACCACCGATCATCACGCCTCACCCGGGAGAGATGGCACGATTGGAAGCCGACGCGACCACCCAGTCCGTCAATCAAGACCGCATCGGTACGGCCACCCGATTTGCGCGTGAACGCGGCGTCTTTGTGATCCTCAAGGGGGCTCGCACGGTCATCGCCAGACCGGACGGCCTAGCGGCCGTTTGCCCGACCGGTAATCCGGGCATGGCAACGGCAGGAACCGGCGACGTGTTGACGGGCATGGTCGGCGGCTTGCTGGCCCAAGGTCTGTCCCAATGGGACGCCGCCTGCGCCGCCACCTACTTTCACGGGCTGGCCGGAGACCTGGCGGCGAACCGTCTCGGCCAGATCGGCATGATCGCACGTGATCTGATCCAGCACATTCCCTATGCCCTCGCATCCGACACACAGGCGTAA
- a CDS encoding Pyridoxine 5'-phosphate synthase yields MARLGVNIDHVATIRQARGGNDPDPLTAAILVELAGADGLVVHLREDRRHIQDRDLTMLREIVRTKLDLEMAADDAMAKIALNVKPDLVTLVPERRQELTTEGGLDVATHRERIQKIVDILRDGGIPTSLFVEPTLEQIKAAHKIGAAYVELHTGRYANAKRSKEEDEEFEAITQAAKLAYKLGLGVNAGHGLNYKNVKRLARLPEIVEFNIGHSIIARSVMVGLAQAVREMKELVA; encoded by the coding sequence ATGGCTCGACTCGGTGTGAATATCGATCATGTGGCAACAATCCGACAAGCTCGTGGTGGAAACGACCCCGACCCCTTGACCGCCGCCATCCTCGTCGAACTGGCCGGAGCCGACGGCTTAGTCGTGCATCTGCGGGAAGACCGCCGGCACATCCAAGACCGTGATCTCACCATGTTACGGGAAATCGTTCGAACCAAATTGGATCTGGAAATGGCCGCCGACGATGCGATGGCCAAGATCGCCCTGAACGTGAAGCCGGACCTGGTTACGTTGGTCCCGGAACGGCGGCAAGAGTTGACCACCGAAGGCGGCCTGGATGTCGCCACTCATCGCGAGCGGATTCAAAAGATCGTCGACATACTCCGCGACGGAGGGATCCCCACCAGCCTCTTCGTAGAGCCGACGCTGGAGCAAATCAAGGCCGCGCACAAAATCGGCGCGGCCTATGTCGAGCTGCACACCGGTCGCTATGCCAACGCGAAACGTTCCAAGGAAGAAGACGAGGAATTCGAAGCCATCACCCAGGCGGCCAAGCTGGCCTACAAACTCGGCCTCGGTGTGAATGCCGGTCACGGCCTGAATTATAAGAATGTAAAACGCTTGGCACGGCTGCCGGAAATCGTGGAATTCAACATCGGCCACAGCATCATCGCTCGATCCGTCATGGTCGGCCTCGCCCAAGCGGTTCGCGAAATGAAGGAGCTGGTGGCCTAG
- a CDS encoding Aspartate aminotransferase, producing MALGDGFYRIKRLPPYVFAQVQTLKLEARQRGEDIIDFGMGNPDQPTPDHIVDKLIEASKKAKNHRYSASRGITKLRHAITGWYKRNYDVELDPETEAIVTIGSKEGLAHLALATIGPGDVVLTPTPTYPIHMYSFIIAGGEVRGIELRQDSDFFDDLQRVYRQTLPRPRILVINFPHNPTTAVVDLEFFKKIVAFAKEHDVIVIHDLAYADIAFDGYKAPSFLQVSEAKEVGVEFYTLSKAYNMPGWRVGFCVGNREVVGALAKIKSYLDYGIFQPIQIASTVALNGPQDCVKEVVQRYQNRRNVLVNGLNRIGWSVALPRATMFVWARIPDPYRHMGSLEFSKLLLKDAKVAVSPGIGFGEGGDEFVRFALVENEHRTRQALRGIRKALKLDGQES from the coding sequence ATGGCGCTCGGAGACGGATTTTATCGCATCAAACGACTTCCCCCCTACGTATTTGCGCAAGTACAAACCCTGAAGCTTGAGGCACGTCAGCGGGGGGAGGACATCATCGACTTCGGCATGGGCAACCCGGATCAGCCCACACCAGACCATATTGTAGACAAACTGATCGAGGCGTCGAAGAAGGCCAAAAACCATCGCTACTCCGCCTCGCGGGGGATCACGAAACTCCGCCATGCCATTACCGGCTGGTATAAGCGAAACTATGATGTGGAGTTGGACCCGGAGACTGAAGCGATCGTGACGATCGGGTCGAAGGAAGGGCTCGCGCACCTGGCGCTGGCCACGATCGGGCCCGGCGACGTCGTACTGACGCCGACCCCGACCTATCCGATCCATATGTACAGCTTTATCATCGCCGGCGGTGAGGTACGCGGGATTGAGCTGCGGCAGGACAGCGATTTTTTCGACGATCTCCAGCGGGTCTATCGCCAGACCTTGCCGCGTCCCCGCATTCTCGTGATCAATTTCCCGCACAATCCGACGACGGCGGTGGTCGACTTGGAGTTTTTTAAGAAGATCGTCGCGTTTGCCAAAGAACATGACGTCATCGTGATTCATGATCTGGCCTATGCCGATATCGCCTTCGACGGCTACAAGGCCCCGAGTTTTTTGCAGGTGTCGGAGGCGAAAGAGGTCGGCGTGGAGTTTTACACGCTGTCCAAGGCCTACAATATGCCTGGCTGGCGGGTCGGGTTCTGTGTCGGCAACCGCGAAGTGGTCGGCGCGCTCGCCAAGATCAAGAGTTATCTCGACTATGGGATCTTTCAACCGATTCAAATCGCCAGCACGGTGGCGCTGAACGGGCCGCAGGATTGTGTCAAAGAAGTCGTGCAGCGGTATCAAAACCGGCGCAATGTGCTTGTGAACGGCCTCAATCGCATCGGATGGTCGGTGGCTTTGCCGCGTGCGACGATGTTCGTCTGGGCTCGTATCCCTGACCCCTATCGGCACATGGGGTCGCTGGAATTTTCGAAACTGCTTCTGAAAGATGCCAAGGTGGCGGTGTCGCCCGGTATCGGGTTCGGGGAAGGCGGGGATGAGTTTGTGCGATTTGCGCTGGTGGAAAATGAGCACCGAACCCGCCAAGCCTTGCGCGGCATCAGAAAGGCCTTGAAGTTGGACGGGCAGGAATCATGA
- a CDS encoding Homoserine dehydrogenase, whose product MKAEIGVGLIGFGTVGTGVARVLIENAELIRRRVGVPIRLVRIADLDITRDRGIPISPGVLTTDIQQVLADPRVDIVIELMGGYDTAKRVILDAIHRGKHVVTANKALLAVHGEEIFAAASRQGIDLGFEASVGGGIPVIRALTEGLAANNIQSIYGIINGTSNYILSRMTSEGQRFDAVLEEAKRAGYAEADPTFDVAGIDSAHKLTIMVGLAYGTPVDFKDVYTEGITGLTPLDIAYAKEFGFTIKLLAIAKYFDGEIEARVHPTMVPSASQIAKVDGVYNAIQLVGDAVEDVMLHGRGAGSMPTGSAVVGDVVSIARNLLKNAAGRVPPASFQQDQRRPLRMRPMEEITSLYYIRFMVLDRPGVLSQIAGVLGRYGISISSVLQQGRKEGQTVPVVIMTHMAKERDVQNALRDINPMPYISEPATLIRVEGRDE is encoded by the coding sequence ATGAAAGCCGAGATCGGGGTCGGATTGATCGGGTTCGGTACGGTGGGGACCGGTGTTGCCCGAGTCTTGATCGAGAACGCCGAGTTGATTCGACGGCGGGTTGGCGTGCCGATCCGGCTGGTCCGTATTGCGGATCTGGACATCACGCGCGATCGCGGGATCCCAATCTCACCGGGTGTTCTGACGACGGACATCCAACAGGTGTTGGCGGATCCGCGCGTGGATATTGTCATCGAGTTGATGGGCGGGTATGACACGGCGAAGCGCGTGATCTTGGACGCGATCCATCGAGGCAAGCACGTGGTGACGGCCAACAAGGCGCTGTTGGCGGTGCATGGCGAAGAAATTTTTGCCGCCGCATCCCGTCAGGGGATCGATCTCGGATTCGAGGCCAGCGTGGGCGGCGGCATTCCGGTCATCCGCGCCTTGACGGAGGGATTGGCGGCGAACAATATCCAATCCATCTACGGCATCATCAACGGCACCTCCAACTATATCCTCAGCCGCATGACCAGCGAAGGGCAGCGATTCGATGCGGTCCTGGAGGAGGCGAAACGCGCGGGCTATGCCGAGGCCGATCCCACCTTCGATGTCGCGGGAATCGATTCGGCGCATAAGCTGACGATCATGGTCGGTTTGGCCTACGGGACGCCCGTCGATTTCAAAGATGTCTACACGGAGGGCATCACGGGGTTGACGCCGCTCGACATTGCCTACGCGAAGGAATTCGGGTTTACGATCAAGTTGCTGGCGATCGCAAAATATTTCGACGGCGAAATCGAGGCGCGTGTCCATCCTACGATGGTGCCGTCCGCCTCACAAATCGCCAAGGTGGACGGCGTCTACAATGCGATTCAGTTGGTGGGAGATGCCGTCGAAGACGTGATGCTCCATGGCCGCGGTGCCGGTTCGATGCCCACGGGCAGCGCCGTCGTCGGCGACGTCGTCTCCATCGCGCGTAATCTCCTCAAGAATGCCGCCGGTCGCGTCCCGCCCGCCTCGTTTCAGCAGGACCAGCGCCGTCCCTTGCGGATGCGGCCGATGGAGGAAATCACGTCGCTCTACTACATCCGTTTCATGGTGCTGGACCGGCCCGGCGTGCTGTCGCAGATTGCCGGGGTATTGGGCCGTTACGGCATCAGCATTTCCTCGGTACTGCAGCAAGGACGCAAGGAAGGGCAGACCGTGCCGGTGGTCATCATGACGCACATGGCGAAAGAACGGGACGTACAGAATGCCCTCCGTGACATCAACCCCATGCCTTATATTTCCGAGCCCGCGACGCTCATCAGGGTTGAAGGGCGGGATGAATGA